One segment of Oscillospiraceae bacterium MB08-C2-2 DNA contains the following:
- a CDS encoding DJ-1 family glyoxalase III — MITIFFAHGFEEIEGLAVLDILRRAELDVRSVGVGGREITGSHGITVTCDMTALDADTKDLEMVVLPGGMPGTLNLEKSQIVTTFIQYAVEQNLWLAAICAAPSILGHMGLLAGKRVTCFPGFETQLGEDAIFTGSFVERDSKLVTARGAGVAVDFGLELVECLLGSERAGALRASLQCR, encoded by the coding sequence ATGATTACTATCTTTTTCGCACATGGATTTGAAGAAATAGAGGGACTGGCTGTGCTGGATATTCTGCGCCGGGCCGAACTGGATGTGCGTTCGGTTGGGGTAGGTGGCCGGGAAATCACCGGCAGCCACGGCATTACAGTTACCTGTGACATGACCGCCTTGGATGCCGATACCAAGGATTTGGAAATGGTGGTTTTGCCGGGGGGCATGCCGGGAACCCTGAATTTGGAAAAATCTCAGATTGTCACCACCTTTATTCAGTATGCCGTAGAGCAAAACCTTTGGTTGGCCGCTATTTGTGCCGCACCCTCCATTCTGGGGCATATGGGCCTGCTGGCGGGCAAGCGGGTTACTTGTTTCCCCGGCTTTGAAACCCAGTTGGGTGAGGATGCCATTTTTACCGGCTCCTTTGTGGAGCGTGATAGCAAACTTGTAACCGCTCGGGGCGCCGGTGTGGCGGTGGATTTCGGCCTTGAGCTGGTGGAGTGTCTCCTTGGCTCTGAACGGGCTGGGGCATTGAGGGCATCTCTCCAATGCCGATAA
- the mltG gene encoding endolytic transglycosylase MltG has protein sequence MPGMDDYSNIPRRPTNPYRDIPGEPPRRPVSSQPVRRPTSAGGSGPSPQRQQPPRRESAPKKEKPQRPPEGGNRWFRAIVMVLITLGFCLFMAFFAIQVASDFAGLNQEDRQVEIVVPKNATISQVTKLLKETGVITQSLAFQVYSNLKAEDGAFLPGTYIFNCNMGYQEIRLALINGNIKKVEVRITFYEGMTLREIAKRLEENKICEAKEFLDYLDTAELSYEFVDMIPSSGLRFHRMEGYVFPDTYDFFEGEKVSSVAKKFLDNFEAKISEKMLAKMQDMNMSLDETITLASIVQKEAGVAEEMERVASVFLNRLDNSQTYPRLESDVTIHYVEDFIKPYQDKLNQDMYDAYNTYKASGLPVGAICNPGLEAIESVLYPADTDYNFFVTDKEGKYYYAATPEEHYKNVRTAGIGAHGTGVGDEE, from the coding sequence ATGCCTGGCATGGATGATTACAGCAACATACCCCGCCGACCCACCAATCCCTATCGGGATATTCCGGGTGAACCACCCCGGCGCCCGGTATCTTCTCAGCCTGTAAGGAGGCCGACTTCTGCCGGTGGATCTGGCCCTTCCCCTCAAAGGCAGCAGCCTCCCCGCCGGGAGAGCGCTCCAAAAAAGGAAAAGCCCCAGCGTCCGCCAGAGGGCGGCAACCGCTGGTTCCGAGCCATTGTCATGGTGCTGATTACCTTGGGGTTCTGCCTGTTTATGGCCTTTTTTGCTATACAGGTGGCCAGTGATTTTGCCGGGCTGAATCAGGAGGATCGTCAGGTCGAAATTGTGGTGCCCAAAAATGCCACCATTTCCCAGGTGACCAAGCTGCTGAAAGAAACCGGTGTGATCACCCAGTCTCTTGCCTTCCAGGTTTATTCCAACTTAAAGGCAGAGGATGGAGCCTTTTTGCCCGGTACCTATATTTTTAACTGCAATATGGGCTATCAAGAGATCCGCTTGGCGCTTATCAATGGAAACATCAAAAAGGTTGAGGTTCGTATCACCTTTTATGAGGGCATGACCCTTCGGGAGATTGCCAAACGTTTGGAAGAAAACAAAATCTGTGAAGCAAAGGAGTTTCTGGATTATCTGGATACTGCCGAGCTGAGCTATGAGTTTGTGGATATGATTCCTTCCAGCGGCCTTCGCTTCCACCGGATGGAGGGCTATGTTTTCCCAGATACCTATGATTTCTTTGAAGGAGAAAAGGTATCTTCGGTTGCGAAAAAGTTCTTGGATAACTTTGAAGCCAAAATCAGCGAAAAGATGCTGGCTAAGATGCAGGATATGAATATGTCTCTGGATGAAACCATCACCTTGGCCTCCATTGTACAGAAGGAAGCAGGCGTTGCCGAGGAAATGGAGCGGGTTGCTTCGGTATTCCTCAATCGCCTGGATAATTCCCAAACCTATCCCCGCTTAGAATCCGATGTTACCATCCATTATGTGGAAGATTTCATCAAACCCTATCAGGATAAGCTGAATCAGGATATGTATGATGCCTACAACACCTATAAAGCCTCCGGATTGCCGGTGGGTGCTATCTGCAACCCCGGTCTGGAAGCCATTGAATCGGTGTTGTATCCTGCCGATACCGACTATAACTTCTTTGTTACGGATAAGGAAGGCAAATACTACTACGCCGCAACGCCAGAGGAGCACTACAAAAATGTAAGAACCGCCGGCATCGGTGCTCACGGCACCGGTGTGGGAGACGAAGAATGA
- a CDS encoding 5-formyltetrahydrofolate cyclo-ligase — protein sequence MPISGEKAVLRRRFRTLRDGLEPKHKAELDAALLKHLLALPEFLEAQSLLCTLSTGSEIGTLPLLTAALEQGKQIAAPYCVPGTRRMEFYFIDSLEQGLEPGPFGILQPNPAVSRPVERFEKSLCIVPGLAFDCQGFRLGYGGGYYDRFLAGYTGVSAGLVYSCLLVEKLPRDAYDLPCNRLLTEAGPVR from the coding sequence ATGCCGATAAGCGGGGAAAAAGCTGTTCTTCGCCGCCGATTCCGTACACTGCGGGATGGTCTGGAGCCTAAACACAAAGCGGAATTGGATGCGGCCCTGCTGAAACATTTGCTGGCCTTGCCCGAGTTTCTTGAGGCACAAAGCCTGCTTTGCACCCTTTCCACAGGCTCCGAAATTGGTACACTCCCTTTGCTGACCGCCGCACTGGAGCAGGGCAAGCAGATTGCGGCTCCTTATTGCGTACCCGGCACCCGCCGCATGGAATTCTATTTTATCGATTCCTTGGAGCAGGGACTGGAACCCGGACCTTTTGGCATTCTCCAGCCCAATCCTGCTGTTAGCCGCCCAGTAGAAAGGTTTGAAAAAAGCCTGTGCATTGTGCCGGGGCTGGCCTTCGACTGTCAGGGCTTTCGTTTGGGCTATGGGGGTGGGTATTACGATCGTTTTCTGGCGGGGTATACCGGTGTTTCGGCGGGCCTTGTTTATTCCTGCTTGCTGGTAGAGAAGCTGCCCCGGGATGCTTATGATCTGCCCTGTAATCGCCTGCTTACCGAGGCTGGGCCTGTCCGCTGA
- a CDS encoding deoxynucleoside kinase, producing the protein MNERLGRLLVIEGLDGSGKATQTQLLQESLTARGFACRKISFPDYQHKSSTLVQMYLAGEIGSLEQVNVYAASSFYAADRYISYATDWQKDYLAGRTVLADRYVTSNAAHQMSRLPREQWEEYLSWMEEYEYKRLGLPRPDLVLYLDMCPAVSRLLLEKRYGGDESRRDIHERNAAYLEKSRGAALFAAQQLGWQVIPCDDGAQPFSPGMIQERILAFLENKVLDRQ; encoded by the coding sequence GTGAATGAACGGCTCGGCCGATTGCTTGTGATAGAGGGGCTGGATGGGAGTGGCAAAGCCACCCAAACGCAGCTGCTGCAGGAAAGCCTGACCGCAAGAGGCTTTGCCTGCCGCAAGATTTCTTTCCCCGATTATCAGCACAAATCCTCCACGTTGGTGCAGATGTATCTGGCCGGGGAGATCGGCAGTCTGGAGCAGGTCAATGTTTATGCCGCTTCCAGCTTTTATGCCGCCGACCGCTACATCAGCTATGCCACCGATTGGCAAAAGGATTATCTGGCAGGCCGAACTGTTTTGGCTGACCGGTATGTTACCTCCAACGCCGCTCATCAGATGTCCCGCCTGCCTCGTGAGCAGTGGGAGGAATATCTGAGCTGGATGGAGGAATATGAATATAAAAGGCTGGGCCTGCCCCGGCCTGATTTGGTTTTGTATTTGGATATGTGCCCGGCTGTTTCCCGCCTGCTTTTAGAAAAGCGCTATGGTGGCGATGAGAGCCGCCGGGATATCCACGAGCGCAATGCGGCTTATCTGGAAAAAAGCCGGGGTGCCGCACTGTTTGCCGCTCAGCAGCTGGGATGGCAGGTCATTCCCTGCGACGATGGAGCACAGCCTTTTTCTCCCGGCATGATTCAGGAAAGGATACTGGCCTTTCTGGAGAATAAAGTGCTCGACAGACAGTAA
- a CDS encoding phosphatidylglycerol lysyltransferase domain-containing protein gives MIDFKEISLADKDWMQELFGKANYNSEEYNFTFSFIWRGIFNSRVARMNDYLLYKSIRHDTASYLYPPGCGDVKPVIDALMEDARQNGHTFKFHTVLAEQVKVLETLYPGKFEFFSLDNYFDYVYDAQSLITLAGKKLHGKRNHINRFIADNPDWSYEPITPDNLPDCVAMSREWCMRHGCSEEPHLRDETRAVHQALDHYFSLDMQGGLIRAGGRVVAFSMGERLNSDTYLVHIEKAFSDVQGAYAIINQKFAETNCQDYLYINREDDSGQEGLRKAKLSYRPVMMVEKYAAILKEDYPENP, from the coding sequence ATGATCGATTTCAAAGAAATTTCACTGGCTGATAAAGACTGGATGCAGGAACTTTTTGGCAAAGCCAATTATAATTCCGAGGAATATAACTTTACTTTTTCTTTTATTTGGCGGGGAATCTTTAATAGCCGGGTCGCCCGCATGAACGATTATCTTCTGTATAAATCCATCCGGCACGATACGGCTTCTTATCTTTACCCACCGGGCTGCGGCGATGTCAAGCCAGTTATTGATGCTCTGATGGAGGACGCCCGACAAAATGGGCATACCTTTAAATTCCATACGGTGCTGGCCGAGCAGGTCAAGGTGCTGGAGACTCTTTATCCCGGAAAATTTGAGTTTTTCTCCTTGGATAATTACTTTGACTATGTATACGACGCCCAGAGCCTGATTACACTGGCAGGCAAAAAGCTCCATGGCAAGCGCAACCACATCAACCGTTTTATCGCGGATAACCCGGATTGGAGCTACGAGCCGATCACGCCGGATAATCTCCCTGATTGTGTCGCTATGAGCCGGGAATGGTGCATGCGCCACGGATGCAGTGAAGAGCCCCACCTGCGGGATGAGACCCGTGCGGTTCATCAGGCGCTGGATCATTATTTCTCTCTGGATATGCAGGGCGGGCTGATTCGTGCCGGCGGCCGGGTTGTGGCCTTTTCCATGGGCGAGCGGCTCAATTCCGATACCTATCTGGTGCACATTGAGAAAGCGTTCAGCGATGTGCAGGGAGCATATGCTATCATAAATCAGAAATTTGCTGAAACCAACTGCCAGGATTACCTTTATATCAACCGGGAGGATGATTCGGGGCAGGAGGGCCTGCGCAAGGCAAAGCTTAGTTACCGTCCGGTGATGATGGTGGAGAAATACGCCGCCATCCTCAAGGAAGATTATCCGGAAAACCCATAA
- a CDS encoding GNAT family N-acetyltransferase encodes MITLADSSMEPALKSIWVACFGDSPDYVDFYFQRMFRPEEVLVALEEGEPAAMLTMRSVPVRAEGKSYKAAYIFAVATHPDHQGKGLSTTLMEAAHSHLIQKGFALSMLAPATDSLFDFYGKRGYSTAFETTVLTLRPGSWQEQPGAALVPLSVGRMLELRRRHFASSRFFVDWGAEYLAYILEECRMLGGEALEIGGEGFAVCYPVGERVEIKELVLPWRTLDQAMTALHRQYGAREYSLRLWPGEPIPGENRLLPYAMVRWYDETAKSVAQGAWGKAPYIAHIMD; translated from the coding sequence ATGATCACGCTGGCTGATTCCAGCATGGAGCCCGCTCTGAAAAGCATCTGGGTCGCCTGCTTCGGCGATAGCCCGGATTATGTGGATTTCTATTTTCAGCGGATGTTCCGCCCGGAGGAAGTGCTGGTGGCCTTAGAAGAAGGCGAACCAGCCGCCATGCTGACCATGCGTTCGGTTCCGGTGCGTGCGGAGGGCAAAAGCTATAAAGCTGCTTATATTTTTGCGGTGGCCACACACCCTGACCATCAGGGAAAGGGATTGAGCACCACTCTCATGGAGGCAGCTCACAGCCATCTTATCCAAAAGGGTTTTGCCCTTTCCATGCTGGCCCCTGCGACAGACAGCCTGTTCGATTTTTATGGTAAGCGGGGGTATTCCACCGCTTTTGAAACAACCGTTCTTACTTTGCGCCCCGGCAGCTGGCAGGAACAGCCCGGGGCCGCTTTGGTTCCTCTTTCGGTGGGGCGCATGTTGGAGCTGCGCCGCCGCCATTTTGCTTCCAGCCGCTTTTTTGTGGATTGGGGGGCGGAATACCTTGCCTACATTCTTGAAGAATGCCGGATGCTGGGTGGGGAGGCCTTGGAAATCGGCGGTGAGGGTTTTGCGGTCTGCTACCCTGTGGGGGAGCGGGTGGAAATCAAGGAGCTGGTTTTACCGTGGAGGACGCTGGATCAGGCTATGACAGCTTTGCATAGGCAATACGGTGCAAGGGAATATTCCCTCCGCCTTTGGCCGGGAGAGCCAATACCGGGCGAAAATAGACTCTTGCCATATGCTATGGTCAGGTGGTATGATGAAACTGCGAAAAGCGTGGCCCAAGGGGCTTGGGGAAAGGCCCCTTATATCGCCCATATTATGGACTAA
- the thyX gene encoding FAD-dependent thymidylate synthase has protein sequence MPKVTLISHTENPEKIVAAAAKLCYSASSVDTLLENLTPEKTQSFVEMLAQLGHESPMEHVSFTFAIEGVSRSLLAQITRHRIASYSVQSQRYVRETDMEYITPPEIAAVPAAQELFEQAMEAAQASYKAIAEKLKAAHTARLIAEGEDEKSAARKAEKLAIEDARFVLPNACETKMVVTMNARGLLNFFRHRCCNRAQWEIREVANQMLELVYERAPTLFGNAGPPCAGGPCAEGKMTCGKIIQVRQQYKEMKERIRGE, from the coding sequence ATGCCAAAGGTTACCTTAATCAGCCATACCGAAAATCCGGAAAAGATTGTTGCAGCTGCGGCCAAGCTTTGCTACAGTGCCAGCTCGGTGGATACTCTGCTGGAGAATCTGACCCCGGAAAAAACCCAAAGCTTTGTGGAAATGCTGGCTCAGCTGGGCCATGAAAGCCCCATGGAGCATGTGAGCTTTACTTTTGCCATCGAAGGGGTTTCACGGTCACTGCTGGCGCAGATCACCCGGCACCGGATCGCTTCTTACAGCGTTCAGAGCCAGCGGTATGTGCGGGAAACGGATATGGAATATATTACGCCGCCGGAAATTGCGGCTGTTCCGGCTGCACAGGAGCTGTTTGAGCAGGCGATGGAGGCGGCACAGGCCAGCTACAAGGCCATTGCCGAAAAGCTCAAGGCAGCCCATACAGCCCGTTTGATCGCAGAAGGGGAGGATGAAAAATCCGCCGCACGCAAAGCGGAAAAGCTGGCCATTGAGGATGCCCGCTTTGTGCTTCCCAATGCCTGCGAAACCAAAATGGTGGTCACCATGAACGCCCGGGGTCTGCTGAATTTTTTCCGTCACCGCTGCTGCAACCGGGCCCAGTGGGAGATCCGGGAGGTGGCCAACCAGATGCTGGAGCTGGTTTACGAGCGGGCACCCACTCTTTTTGGCAATGCCGGCCCGCCTTGTGCCGGCGGCCCCTGCGCTGAGGGGAAAATGACCTGCGGCAAAATTATCCAGGTGCGCCAGCAGTATAAAGAGATGAAGGAGCGGATTCGCGGTGAATGA
- a CDS encoding IS256 family transposase, translating to MSEKIVQLNEEVIKVEIRELVRNSVEETLNGLLEQEAQQLTNAAKYERSEGRQGYRSGHYNRNLTTTSGDVELKMPKLKGVSFETAIIERYRRRESSVEEALIEMYLAGVSVRRVEDITEALWGSKVSPATISELNKKAYVHIEDWRGRPLQGGKYPYVYVDGIYLRRNWGGEYENVAILVAIAVNEDGYREVIGAAEGMKEDKASWVSFFQWLKIRGLSGVKLIVGDKCLGMLEAVYEVFPDVKYQRCTVHFYRNVFSVTPRSKVKLVAKMLKAIHAQESKKAAREKAKAVVQELHAMKLTQAARKVEDSIDETLTYADFPPEHWTRIRTNNVIERLNREIRRRTRVVGAFPDGNSALMLVCARLRHVAGTQWGNKKYMNMKHLAAAADDALIAG from the coding sequence ATGTCCGAGAAAATTGTACAACTAAACGAGGAAGTAATCAAGGTAGAAATCCGGGAACTGGTGCGCAATAGCGTGGAGGAAACACTCAATGGGTTGTTGGAGCAGGAAGCACAGCAACTGACCAATGCCGCGAAATATGAACGCAGTGAGGGTCGACAGGGCTACCGCAGCGGGCACTACAACCGGAATCTGACAACAACGTCAGGGGATGTGGAGCTGAAAATGCCGAAGCTGAAAGGAGTGTCCTTTGAGACAGCGATTATTGAGCGGTACCGCCGCCGGGAAAGCAGCGTAGAAGAAGCATTGATTGAGATGTATCTGGCCGGGGTATCAGTACGGCGAGTAGAGGATATTACAGAGGCATTGTGGGGAAGCAAGGTGTCACCAGCCACGATCAGCGAACTGAACAAGAAAGCGTATGTCCACATTGAAGATTGGCGGGGTCGCCCCTTGCAAGGCGGGAAATACCCATATGTCTATGTGGACGGCATCTACCTTCGCCGCAACTGGGGCGGAGAATATGAGAATGTGGCTATCCTCGTAGCCATCGCAGTCAATGAGGACGGCTACCGGGAGGTGATTGGCGCCGCTGAAGGGATGAAAGAGGATAAAGCAAGTTGGGTGTCCTTCTTCCAATGGCTGAAAATCCGTGGACTTTCTGGTGTCAAGCTCATTGTGGGTGACAAATGTCTGGGTATGCTGGAGGCCGTCTATGAAGTGTTTCCCGACGTCAAATACCAGCGCTGCACCGTGCATTTCTACCGTAATGTATTCTCTGTTACCCCTCGCTCCAAGGTGAAGCTGGTAGCGAAAATGCTTAAGGCTATCCATGCGCAGGAAAGCAAAAAAGCGGCACGGGAGAAGGCGAAAGCCGTTGTGCAAGAACTGCACGCCATGAAGCTGACCCAAGCGGCCAGAAAAGTGGAGGATAGCATTGATGAGACGCTTACCTATGCCGATTTCCCACCCGAACATTGGACACGAATTCGCACGAACAACGTCATCGAACGCCTTAACCGTGAAATCCGTCGCCGTACAAGGGTGGTCGGCGCATTTCCTGATGGAAACTCCGCTCTGATGCTCGTCTGCGCACGTTTGCGCCATGTCGCCGGTACTCAGTGGGGTAACAAGAAATACATGAACATGAAGCATCTTGCTGCTGCAGCAGACGATGCTTTGATCGCTGGTTAA
- a CDS encoding U32 family peptidase, with translation MSRVSLPELLAPAGDQERLEAALLFGADAVYLGGKSFGMRAGPQNFDQTQLAAAVERCHRQGVKVYLTCNTLPRGEEAEHLPEFIRNASRAGVDALIVADIGVLMMARREAPELAVHISTQMGVVNHFTATELYHLGASRVVLARELSLDEIAFLRDRTPPELELEAFVHGAMCVSFSGRCMLSQYLVGRDANRGECAQPCRWGYHLVEEKRLNQPFPIYEDEKGTYILNAQDMCMLEHLDKLQRAGITSFKIEGRAKSAYYVAVVTGAYRQAMDLLAKDPDNYNPPAWLVEETRKVSHRQYCTGFFFPDQPPNQYLKSGGYVRDWEVVAVVEGWQDGELLCREKNRFSQGETVEVMQPMKPPVRLEITAITDEEGQVIETARHPHMLVKIPSAQPFAPGSLLRIRREEE, from the coding sequence ATGAGCCGGGTTAGCCTTCCTGAACTGTTGGCCCCCGCAGGTGATCAGGAGCGTCTGGAGGCTGCCCTCCTCTTTGGCGCAGATGCAGTTTATCTGGGCGGCAAGTCTTTTGGTATGCGGGCAGGCCCGCAGAATTTTGATCAGACCCAGCTTGCGGCGGCTGTGGAGCGGTGCCACAGGCAGGGTGTGAAGGTTTATCTGACCTGCAACACCCTGCCCAGAGGTGAGGAAGCGGAGCACTTGCCGGAGTTTATCCGAAATGCCTCCCGTGCGGGCGTGGACGCTCTGATTGTGGCGGATATCGGTGTTCTGATGATGGCCCGCCGGGAAGCGCCGGAGCTGGCTGTGCATATTTCAACGCAGATGGGGGTGGTGAACCATTTCACTGCCACCGAGCTCTATCACTTGGGTGCCTCCCGTGTGGTTTTGGCCCGGGAGCTTTCTCTTGATGAAATTGCCTTTCTGCGGGATCGTACCCCCCCGGAGCTGGAGCTGGAAGCTTTTGTTCATGGAGCCATGTGTGTTTCCTTTTCAGGGCGGTGTATGCTTTCTCAGTATCTGGTGGGCCGGGATGCCAACCGAGGTGAGTGCGCCCAGCCCTGCCGTTGGGGTTATCATCTTGTGGAGGAAAAACGCCTGAACCAGCCGTTCCCTATTTACGAGGATGAAAAAGGCACCTATATTCTCAACGCACAGGATATGTGTATGCTGGAGCATCTGGATAAACTGCAAAGAGCGGGTATTACCAGCTTTAAGATCGAAGGCCGGGCTAAATCGGCTTATTATGTGGCGGTGGTGACCGGCGCTTACCGGCAGGCCATGGATTTGCTGGCAAAAGACCCCGACAACTATAATCCTCCTGCATGGCTGGTGGAAGAAACCCGAAAGGTGAGCCACCGGCAGTATTGCACCGGCTTTTTCTTTCCCGATCAGCCCCCCAATCAATACCTGAAAAGCGGTGGCTATGTCCGGGATTGGGAGGTAGTGGCTGTGGTGGAGGGCTGGCAGGACGGAGAACTGCTTTGCCGTGAAAAAAACCGCTTCTCTCAGGGAGAAACGGTGGAGGTTATGCAGCCGATGAAGCCGCCTGTCCGGCTTGAGATCACTGCCATCACAGATGAGGAGGGGCAGGTTATCGAGACCGCTCGTCATCCTCATATGCTGGTGAAAATCCCCAGTGCCCAGCCCTTTGCGCCCGGTTCGCTGCTGCGCATCCGGCGGGAAGAAGAATAA
- a CDS encoding UvrD-helicase domain-containing protein encodes MVKVEDQFCSLRRKVLEKYYSKMNDMQRRAVFQVQGPLLILAGAGSGKTTVLINRIEYMVRFGDAYHSQEKRASSLEALGALEAYLNQDDGDITPLVPALACEPIKPWNILAITFTNKAAGELRSRLEEKLGNAASDIQASTFHSLCVRILRREIGTLGYNSSFTIYDSDDSMRVIKEGLKVIKVDEKVLAPRAVLSEISRAKDRMESPADMLSRAGDDYRLQCIARVYDYYQIQLKTANALDFDDIILFVVRIFQQFPDVLAHYQNRYKYIMVDEYQDTNHTQYLLISLLASGHSNLCVVGDDDQSIYKFRGATIENILSFETQFEAAEVIRLEQNYRSTQNILNAANEVIAHNLTRKGKNLWTDAGQGDKIQLHRAHNEIEESKMVAKIILDHVNAGDKYSDHAILYRMNAQSNSLEKALAKNAIPYRIIGGLRFYERKEIKDMVAYLSIMNNPSDSLRFLRVINEPKRGIGNATLSAAQEIADTLGMTLFEVMKEAEKYVPLAKKSALLQGFTTMVEELAQMAEQEPLADVLDALLDRSGYAMALRTQGFEGQTRLENIMELKSNLLKYTEESEEPTLAGFLEEIALYTDLDNYDPDSDAVVLMTVHSAKGLEFPYVFIAGMDEGIFPGRQSSYYPEELEEERRLAYVAITRAKKQLFVTCTERRMIFGQTSFNRPSRFVAEIPAELVECHEPPAIAKKPVLDRAAAKRAHISLSSTTIGVGDTSHERTGSVSFAVGDLVRHRVFGEGKVLSARPMGGDSLVEIRFDKVGVKKVMANFAGLTKN; translated from the coding sequence ATGGTAAAAGTGGAAGATCAATTCTGCAGCCTAAGGCGGAAGGTGCTGGAAAAATACTATAGCAAAATGAATGATATGCAGCGCAGAGCCGTTTTTCAGGTACAGGGGCCCTTGCTGATCTTAGCAGGCGCCGGAAGCGGAAAGACGACGGTGCTGATTAACCGCATCGAATATATGGTGCGGTTTGGGGATGCCTATCACTCGCAGGAAAAAAGAGCCTCCTCGTTGGAGGCTCTTGGGGCGCTGGAAGCGTATCTGAATCAGGATGATGGGGATATTACCCCCCTGGTGCCTGCGCTTGCTTGCGAGCCTATTAAGCCATGGAATATTTTGGCCATTACCTTTACCAACAAAGCGGCGGGTGAGCTGAGAAGCCGTCTGGAGGAGAAATTGGGGAATGCCGCGTCTGATATTCAGGCTTCCACCTTTCATTCTCTCTGTGTGCGCATTCTGCGCCGGGAGATTGGTACTCTGGGTTACAACAGCAGCTTCACCATCTATGACAGCGATGATTCCATGCGTGTTATTAAGGAAGGCCTCAAAGTCATTAAGGTGGATGAAAAGGTATTGGCCCCCCGGGCTGTGCTTTCTGAAATCAGCCGTGCAAAGGATCGGATGGAAAGCCCTGCCGATATGCTGAGCCGGGCGGGGGATGATTACCGCCTCCAGTGCATTGCACGGGTATACGATTATTACCAAATTCAGCTTAAAACCGCAAACGCTTTGGATTTTGACGATATCATTCTGTTTGTGGTGCGCATTTTTCAGCAGTTCCCCGATGTTTTGGCTCATTATCAAAACCGCTATAAATACATTATGGTGGATGAATATCAGGATACCAACCATACCCAGTATTTGCTGATCAGCCTGCTGGCCTCCGGCCACAGCAATCTTTGCGTGGTGGGGGATGATGATCAGAGCATCTATAAGTTCAGGGGAGCTACCATTGAAAATATCCTCAGCTTCGAAACGCAGTTTGAGGCTGCGGAAGTAATTCGGCTGGAGCAGAATTACCGATCCACCCAGAATATCCTCAATGCGGCCAACGAGGTGATCGCCCACAATCTGACCAGAAAAGGCAAAAACCTTTGGACAGATGCAGGGCAGGGGGATAAAATTCAGCTTCATCGTGCGCACAATGAAATAGAAGAATCCAAAATGGTGGCCAAAATTATTCTGGACCATGTCAATGCTGGGGATAAATACAGCGACCATGCTATTTTGTACCGGATGAATGCTCAATCCAACTCTCTGGAAAAGGCACTGGCAAAAAATGCAATTCCCTACCGTATTATCGGCGGCCTGCGTTTTTATGAGCGCAAAGAAATCAAAGATATGGTGGCCTATCTCAGCATCATGAATAATCCTTCGGATAGTCTGCGCTTTCTGCGGGTCATCAACGAGCCTAAGCGGGGCATCGGCAACGCCACCCTCTCGGCTGCGCAGGAAATTGCGGATACCTTGGGAATGACTCTTTTTGAGGTGATGAAAGAGGCTGAAAAGTACGTTCCTCTGGCTAAAAAAAGTGCTTTGCTCCAAGGCTTTACCACCATGGTGGAAGAGCTGGCCCAAATGGCGGAGCAGGAGCCTTTGGCTGATGTGCTGGATGCGCTGCTGGATCGAAGCGGCTATGCCATGGCTCTGCGAACACAGGGCTTTGAGGGGCAGACCCGCCTCGAAAACATCATGGAGCTCAAGAGCAACCTCCTTAAATATACCGAAGAAAGCGAAGAGCCCACCTTGGCAGGCTTTTTGGAGGAAATTGCCCTTTATACCGATCTGGATAACTACGACCCGGATTCCGATGCTGTGGTGCTCATGACTGTTCACTCAGCCAAGGGTCTGGAATTCCCTTATGTTTTTATCGCGGGCATGGATGAGGGAATTTTCCCCGGCCGCCAGTCCAGCTATTATCCTGAGGAGCTGGAAGAAGAGCGGCGCCTTGCCTATGTTGCCATTACCCGGGCTAAGAAGCAGCTTTTTGTTACCTGCACCGAACGCCGCATGATTTTTGGGCAGACTAGCTTTAACCGGCCTTCCCGTTTTGTAGCCGAGATCCCGGCGGAGCTTGTTGAATGCCATGAACCTCCTGCCATTGCTAAAAAGCCAGTGTTGGATCGGGCCGCGGCCAAGCGGGCTCATATCTCCCTTTCTTCCACAACCATCGGCGTGGGGGATACAAGCCACGAGCGCACCGGTTCGGTGAGCTTTGCTGTGGGAGATTTGGTTCGGCATCGTGTTTTCGGCGAAGGAAAGGTTCTTAGTGCCCGTCCCATGGGCGGGGATAGTCTGGTGGAAATTCGTTTTGATAAGGTTGGAGTCAAAAAAGTGATGGCTAATTTCGCAGGACTAACAAAAAATTAA